Below is a genomic region from Paenibacillus rhizovicinus.
CGCTATTCTCGACGCACTACTCGGATTGGCTTAAGGATGCAGCGGATTTATATGGAAAAGTGAACCAGGTTCTTGGCGGCTTGCAAAGCCAAACCATCACGGAGCATATTCAACATCAGCCCGGCGTGGCCGAAGTGCGTTACAGCAATGGAACTTCGATTTATGTGAACTATACGGCTCAGCCGGTCACCGTTAACGGCGTTCAGATCGGTGCGACAAATTTTACCGTAGGTGGTGACAACTAGTGAACATAAGACGATTAACCTTAACGCAGAAACGTTCGCTCCTCGGCGTCGTATTTATTTTGCCTTGGCTGCTTGGCTTCGTGTTCCTGTTCGCAACGCCGCTGTTTCAATCGATCCACTTCAGCTTCAGCAATCTGAAGATCGCCCCGGGAGGCGGTTATACGCTTGATTTCATCGGCTGGGGCAACTTCAAGAACGCGTTGTCGGTCGATCCGAATTTCAACCGTATTCTGACCCAGTCCTTGAGCGAAATGGCTTGGAACGTGCCGATGATCTTGTTTTTCAGCTTGTTTACGGCAACGCTGCTGAACACCAAGTTCGTCGGACGGCCATTCGCCCGCGCGGTATTCTTCTTGCCGGTCATACTGGCTTCCGGAGCAATTGCCGCAGCCCAAACATCCGGGCTCATTCAACTGACCGGCAGTTCTGAAGTCGCGAAGGAATTAGGTCAGCAGCAGAATGGCTTTGACCCGTTATCGCTTGCATTCACGTTGTCCGACGCGGGCATGCCGATGTGGTTCATTGATTACATCATAAGTGCCGTTCAGCGGATCTATGAGATCATCAAGAGCTCCGGCGTTCAAATTCTGATCTTCCTTGCAGCGCTTCAATCCGTTCCGATCTCCATGTATGAAGTCGCCAAGATGGAAGGCGCGACGGCCTATGAGACGTTCTGGAAAATCACGTTTCCGATGGTCAGTCCATTAATTCTGACGAACATCATCTATACGATCATCGATTCGTTCACGAACAGCCAAGTTACGACAACGATCTACAACACCGCATTCCAGGCACAAAACTTCGGGCTCAGCGCCGCGATGTCGTGGATTTATACGGCTGTCATCAGTGTCGTGCTCATCATCGTCGGCATCTTGGTCTCTAGGAAAGTGTTCTACTATAATTGATGGGATGGGAGGCGAACGGCAATGAAAGTTCCCGATCTGCAAAGCGAAGCTGTCCTCATACAGATGCAGAAAGCACGCAATAAATCGGTATCGCTGTTATGGTTGATATTTCGATACATTCTGATCATTGGGATTTCGTTTATCATTCTCTATCCGATCCTTCAACAGCTCTCGGTAGCCTTCAAGGATAAGATGGACATCTACAACCCGACGATCTACATGATTCCCGTTCATTTCACGATGGAGAATGTACGGTATGCCATGGCTGTGCTTAATTATTGGCCATTGCTTAAGAACACGCTCCTATTCGCTGCTTCCACGACGTTCCTGCAAGCCGCTTCGTGTTCGCTTGCCGGGTACGGCTTTGCAAGATTTAATTTTCCGGGGAAGAATATCCTATTCACGCTCGTCGTATTGACCATCTTGATTCCGACCAGCACGCTGATGGTTCCGATGTACATTCACTTCCGCGCGTTTGATATTCTCGGCATCATTCATCTCGCGACCGGAAAAGAAGGCATCAACATGTTGAATACGTACGGCCCTTCGCTGATTACGGCAGCCTTCGCCAATGGGTTGAAGTCCGGCTTGTACATTTACATCTTCCGGCAGTTCTTCCGCGGCATGCCGGCAGAAATCGAAGAAGCGGCGCTTATCGACGGTGCTGGCGGTATCCGCACCTTCTTTACGATCATGCTGCCAAACGCGATTCCGCCACTCATTACGGTTATCCTGTTCGCGTTCGTGTGGCAGTACAACGACATCTTCTATGCATCGCTGTTCAACAGCGCGAGCGATCTGATGTCGATCAAGGTCTCATCGCTGCCGGCAGACGTGAACCAATACTTGCCTGGCATCATGGGAATCGGTACCGGAACGAACGTCAAGGTGGATCCTAACCAAGTATCCATGATCGTTGATACGGGCATTCTGCTCGCCATTTCTCCACTGATCGCGATGTATCTGTTCGTGCAGCGTTTCTTCGTGGAGAGCGTGGAACGTTCGGGTGTCGTCGGTTAATCTCAAGGCCCGAGGGGGAGTACGGTTGAATAAACGGACGCTTGTCCTCCTATCGGCCGGCGGGATCCTAACAGTTACAGCGGCGCTTCTCCTATTCATGCCGTTAATAAACGGCGAGAACAAGTCTCCCCCGTCTGAGCCCCAAGCTCAGGCAGGGGAGACTTTAACTAAAGAGGGAAAAGCAGTTCTGATTCGCGATGTGAAAGCGAATACAACTGACGTCGGCTTATATGAGAAGTTTGAGCTTGCC
It encodes:
- a CDS encoding carbohydrate ABC transporter permease, which translates into the protein MNIRRLTLTQKRSLLGVVFILPWLLGFVFLFATPLFQSIHFSFSNLKIAPGGGYTLDFIGWGNFKNALSVDPNFNRILTQSLSEMAWNVPMILFFSLFTATLLNTKFVGRPFARAVFFLPVILASGAIAAAQTSGLIQLTGSSEVAKELGQQQNGFDPLSLAFTLSDAGMPMWFIDYIISAVQRIYEIIKSSGVQILIFLAALQSVPISMYEVAKMEGATAYETFWKITFPMVSPLILTNIIYTIIDSFTNSQVTTTIYNTAFQAQNFGLSAAMSWIYTAVISVVLIIVGILVSRKVFYYN
- a CDS encoding carbohydrate ABC transporter permease; translation: MKVPDLQSEAVLIQMQKARNKSVSLLWLIFRYILIIGISFIILYPILQQLSVAFKDKMDIYNPTIYMIPVHFTMENVRYAMAVLNYWPLLKNTLLFAASTTFLQAASCSLAGYGFARFNFPGKNILFTLVVLTILIPTSTLMVPMYIHFRAFDILGIIHLATGKEGINMLNTYGPSLITAAFANGLKSGLYIYIFRQFFRGMPAEIEEAALIDGAGGIRTFFTIMLPNAIPPLITVILFAFVWQYNDIFYASLFNSASDLMSIKVSSLPADVNQYLPGIMGIGTGTNVKVDPNQVSMIVDTGILLAISPLIAMYLFVQRFFVESVERSGVVG